In bacterium, a single window of DNA contains:
- a CDS encoding VWA domain-containing protein, giving the protein MLLPFFYSLRALKIPVGPNEWMALMDALTKDIHDSSLERFYYLARAILVKSEDLYDSYDQAFLACFKGREGEIDIKKELMDWLNKVVEGERPAMPDVPKLELDELMKKFMERLKEQMEEHHGGNHWIGTGGTSPFGHSGSHPSGIRIGGPGGGRSAVKVAEERRFANYRSDRIIDTRDFKVALKRLRKLDRTGHNLELVMDKTIDKTCKNAGDIELVFEPEKKNQTELLLLMDVGGSMDPYIELMESLFSAAHASTHFKAFHHYYFHNCIYSKLFTDMNRNESVPIDDVFKKFRKSFRVVIVGDACMNPYELFSPGGAIDYWEQNPTSGMEWLKRIKDHYPSAVWLNPEPEDYWGHITIKAIKNIFKMYPLTLKGLTDAVDDLRGDQIRPEAVAG; this is encoded by the coding sequence ATGCTTCTCCCATTTTTCTACAGCCTCCGTGCGCTTAAAATTCCCGTTGGGCCTAATGAGTGGATGGCACTCATGGACGCTCTTACTAAAGATATCCACGATTCGTCCCTTGAGCGTTTCTATTACTTAGCGCGCGCTATTCTTGTTAAATCCGAAGATCTCTACGATAGTTACGATCAAGCTTTTCTTGCCTGTTTTAAAGGGCGGGAAGGGGAAATAGATATTAAGAAAGAGCTGATGGATTGGCTTAATAAAGTTGTGGAAGGCGAACGCCCTGCCATGCCCGATGTGCCCAAGCTGGAGCTCGACGAACTCATGAAAAAATTTATGGAGCGTCTTAAAGAACAGATGGAAGAGCATCATGGAGGTAATCATTGGATTGGTACCGGGGGTACATCGCCCTTTGGTCATTCCGGTTCTCACCCTAGCGGTATCCGCATTGGCGGGCCGGGAGGAGGGCGCAGTGCCGTCAAAGTGGCCGAAGAACGCCGATTTGCCAATTACCGCAGCGATCGCATCATTGATACGCGCGATTTTAAAGTGGCGCTTAAACGCCTCCGAAAATTAGATCGCACCGGACATAATCTTGAACTCGTCATGGACAAGACGATTGATAAAACCTGCAAGAATGCGGGCGATATCGAACTGGTGTTTGAACCTGAAAAGAAAAACCAAACTGAACTCCTCCTGCTCATGGATGTGGGGGGGAGTATGGATCCTTATATCGAACTTATGGAGTCGCTTTTTTCTGCGGCTCACGCATCCACGCATTTTAAAGCTTTCCATCATTATTATTTCCATAACTGCATCTATTCCAAATTATTTACCGATATGAACCGCAACGAATCGGTGCCTATCGACGATGTGTTTAAAAAGTTTCGTAAATCATTCCGTGTGGTCATCGTTGGAGATGCCTGCATGAATCCCTACGAACTCTTTAGCCCCGGCGGAGCCATCGATTATTGGGAGCAAAATCCCACCTCGGGGATGGAATGGTTGAAGCGGATTAAAGACCATTATCCCTCGGCCGTGTGGCTTAACCCCGAGCCCGAAGACTACTGGGGGCATATAACCATTAAAGCTATCAAGAATATTTTTAAAATGTATCCTTTAACCCTGAAGGGCCTTACCGATGCGGTGGACGATTTACGAGGGGATCAGATACGGCCGGAGGCTGTGGCGGGTTAA